From a region of the Mobula hypostoma chromosome 6, sMobHyp1.1, whole genome shotgun sequence genome:
- the LOC134348054 gene encoding ADP-ribosylation factor-like protein 13B, with product MEKSTRDTVPNDEPLKLGATAEAVTDKLQVPGSHQEMQDSVTGKKKSKKFRMKTKNTVGPGNVGDDSGNLSVNRLSDFYTKPLPPVPTSQKPDSEALDV from the exons ATGGAAAAGAGTACCAGAGATACTGTTCCAAATGATGAGCCACTGAAATTGGGTGCCACTGCAGAAGCAGTAACTGAtaagctccaagtacctggaTCGCACCAGGAAATGCAAGACTCTG TGACAGGGAAGAAAAAGTCCAAGAAGTTTCGTATGAAGACGAAGAATACTGTTGGACCAGGCAATGTAGGGGATGACTCTGGAAATTTAAGCGTAAATCGTTTGTCTG ATTTTTACACTAAGCCATTGCCACCAGTACCAACAAGTCAGAAACCAGACTCTGAGGCCCTTGATGTCTGA